Below is a genomic region from Bacteroidales bacterium.
AATAAAACCAATATCTATGAAAAACAAAGTTAAAACCCGCTGGTATATGGTTGTCACCACTGTGATCATCCTTATCATCCTGACATTCACCCCGGCAGTAATACCTTATGGTCAATACAAGCCGGAACTTTTTGGGATTCCCTACACATTATGGACCGGTATCCTAATTGGAATGGCAATCGTTGGCCTCACCCTCTACGGGTCATTCATTTGTCCGGGTTCTAAAAGATGGGAGGAAAGCCAATGACTACCTGGTTTATCATCTTTGCAGCCATTTATGTCGGTTTGCTGGTATTTGCCTCGATAAAATCATACTCGCGACACCGCACAGCCGACGAGTTCATGCTGGCCAACAAGAGCATCACCTCTATCCTGGGATTTTTAACCTATTCTGCAGCTTTATTCAGCGCTTTCACCTTTATGGGGATGCCCGACTTTTTCAGAAACCACGGCGTTGGTGCCTGGATTTTTCTGGCCGTCTCCGATGCAGTGATGGTATTTCTCATCCTCTGGTTCGGATATAAATTAAGGCGCCAGGCAACCCGGTTTGGATTTAAGGGCATTGCCGGTTTGATGATGTCGTGTTTCAGGAACAAGTGGGCTGGCTACGCCCTTTTTACCAGCGCCTTTATCTTTCTTATTCCCTATGTGGCCATTCAGATCCGGGGCATATCCATCTTTCTTGATGCCACCCTTCCCGGTTCTCTTCCTGCCTGGGGATGGTCGGCCATCATTGTGACTTTTATGCTGATCTACAGTGAAATTGGTGGCCTGAAAGCCATTGTTTACAGCGATGCCATCCAGGGCCTTATATTGCTTACGGTGATATGGCTGATCGGGACAACTTGCATTGGATATGAGGGGGGAGTTGCCTCTTTATTCAACGGTGTGGAGGAAGTAAACAGCAAATTGCTTTCTACTCCGGGCCCCAATGGATTATTTGACAGGCAATTCCTCATTACCTCACTGATCGCCGTGGTTTTGATTCCCGTTACACAGCCTCATTTTACCATTCGGATCGCTGTAATGAAGAGCCTTCGGTCCATGCACAGGATGGCCATTGGAGTAGGTGTTTTTGCTTTGCTTATTATATTGCCGACCGCTTTTATCGGTATGTACGGAGCCATCAACTACACCGATGCCACCACCTCCAACTTTCTCTCGAATGCCTTGTTGTTTGATCAGGCAGATACTGTGGCGGCACTGGCCATCATCGGTTTGTTTGCTGCTGTGCTGTCCACCACCAATGCCCAGCTTTTTGCATTGGGTTCCGAACTGCGTTCGATCCTTAAAGGAAAGGAAAATAAGGTGATGATGTGGGCCAGGATTGGAATATTTATCTTCGCGGTGATCACACTGATATTTTCCACTTACATGAGTGATCAACTGGTGCTTTTGGCCCGAATGAGCTTTACCGGCACCTCCATGATGGCACCTGTGGTAATTGTGGGTGTGCTGGCAAAAGAAGCACCGGGCAAAGAGCTGTTTATTGTATCCCTTACAGCCCTGTTTGTATTTCTGGCTTCCCTGTTTGATCTGGTTCCGGCAGAAATTCACGGATTTCTGATTGAATCCATATTGTACATCGTGCTGGTCATTACCACCGCCTTATCATTGATCATCAGGAAAACCAAACTGCAAAAATCCTTATAAAATATGCCGCTATGCTACAAATCAACCAACAGTTAAACCCGGAAGATCTAAAATCCAAGCTGGATCGCTTCTGGGAGCTTTCCGGAAAGAAAATAAAGGATATTGAAGCCAACTACGATACTGCGCAGGGTTCGCCGGTCTACACCGTAAAAGGAAAATACACCACCCGCGGCTGGACCGAGTGGACACAGGGCTTTCAGTTCGGTTCTTCACTGCTGCAGTTCGATGCCACCGGTGAGAAGGAATTCCTGGAAACGGGAAGAAACAAAACGCTGGATATTATGGCTCCTCACCTCACGCACACGGGTGTCCATGATCACGGGTTCAACAATGTAAGCACCTATGGAAACCTGTTGCGCCTGATGGTTGAAGGCAAAACAGCCTACAATGAATGGGAAAAAAACTTTTATGAGCTGGCATTGAAAGTATCCGGTGCCGTGCAGTCGAACCGCTGGACCAACACGGCTGACGGCGGTGGATACATGTACACCTTTAACGGACCCCATTCCCTGTTTGTGGATACCGCCCGCACTTGCAGGGTACTGGCACTGGCCCATTCCCTGGGCCATGTTTTTTTGGGCGAGCATGACAGCCGCATCGACTTGCTTGACCGAATGCTCAGGCACATGGATGCCACGGCCAAATATTCCGTTTTTTACGGAGAAGGAAGGGATTCCTTTGATGAGTGGGGGCGTACCGCACATGAATGCATCTTCAATGTGAACGACGGGAATTTCCGCTGCCCGAACGCCCAGCAGGGCTATTCGGGATACACCACCTGGACGCGGGGACTTTCATGGGCCATGTGCGGCTTCCCTGAAGAGCTGGAATTCCTGGATACATTACCGGAAGACGAATTGAAAGCCTACGGCGGAAAAAAGACATTGGAAGAGCGATACCTGAAAGCTGCCCGGGCCACCTGCGATTTTTTCATCAACAACACACCCACAGACGGAATTCCCTATTGGGATACCGGCGCACCCAACCTGCATAAGATGGGAGATTATCTGAATCAACCCGCAGATCCCTATAACGATCATGAACCGGTGGACAGCACAGCGGCAGCCATCGGGGCCCAGGGTCTGCTGCGGCTGGGAAAATATCTCTCAAAAAAAGGAGAAAAAGAGGAAGGTACCAGGTATTTCCAGGCCGGACTGACGGTGGTCAGCCGTCTGCTGGAGGACACCTACCTGAGCACGGAAGATGATCATCAGGGCCTGTTGCTGCATTCCATCTACCATCACCCAAACGGGTGGGACCACATACCGGCGGGAAGCAAAATCCCATACGGAGAATCCAGCATGTGGGGCGATTACCACATCAGGGAGGTGGCTTTGTACATCCACCGGCTGATCAGCAATGAGCCCTACTACACCTTTTTTAACTGTTTAAAATGATTGTTTATGGCTTCGGAAATTAATGACACTTCAAAACTTTGCATTCATACCATCACCAACAAGCCCTGGGATATTGAAACGGCCGCGGCCAGGTATGCAGAGGCAGGCGTTAAAGGCATCACGGTATGGAGAAATGCCCTGGAGGGAAAGGATGTTGCAAAAACCGGTGAGATGATACGCGGCCACGGGCTGGAAGTAATCTCCCTCTGCCGGGGAGGGTTCTTTCCCCATGTGGATAGGCAAAAACGTAATGAGGCCATCGGAGAAAACAAGAAGATTGTTGAGGAAGCGGCAGCATTGGGTGCGCCCATGGTGGTGCTGGTATGCGGGGCCGAGCCCAAACAATCCCTGGAGGAATCGAGGAAGCAGATCCAAAATGGCATAATAGAAACTTTGGATCAAGCCAGGGAACACAACGTCAAACTGGCCATTGAGCCGCTTCATCCCATGTACGCCGACACCCGCTCGGCCATCAACACGCTCAGGCAGGCCAATGACATGGCTGAAGACATACAGTCACCTCATGTGGGCATTGCTGTGGATGTGTATCATCTCTGGTGGGATGAAGACCTGGAGCAGGAAATAGCACGATGCGGCAGGAACGGGAATTTAATGGCCTTTCATGTATGCGACTGGAAGGTACCGACAAATGATTTCCTGCTCGACCGCGGACTGATGGGCGAGGGATGCATCAATGTTCCACAGATAAGGGAATGGGTGGAAAATACAGGATTTAACGGCATGAACGAGGTGGAGATATTCTCGACTGCCTATTGGGAGATGGATCAGGATGAATACCTCGATAATATTGTAAAAGCTTATTTGGAATATGTGTAGTATATTAAGTTTGAGAGTTTGACTAAGAATTTAAAAGTTTGACAAAGAGTTTGATTGTTTGACAGGAGTTTGATATTCAGTTGGCAAGAGGCAGTTGGCAGTTGGCAAATCGGATAAGCCGCAGCTAGCAGATAAATATGATGATCACTGAAGGGATTAAGTTGGCAAGGGGCAAAAAGCAGCTTACTATATTGCAGAACCAAATTTAGGGAAATAGATATAGTAATACAATTGGTCCCGCATTCTGCGGGAGCAAAGAGCAGTTGGCAAGGGATGTAGCTACAGGGGGCATAAAAATTTATTGAAACTGCAAAAATTCAAAGTAAAAGTTAATATAGAAAATAAGTTGGCAAGGAGCAAAAAGCAGC
It encodes:
- a CDS encoding sodium:solute symporter family protein — its product is MTTWFIIFAAIYVGLLVFASIKSYSRHRTADEFMLANKSITSILGFLTYSAALFSAFTFMGMPDFFRNHGVGAWIFLAVSDAVMVFLILWFGYKLRRQATRFGFKGIAGLMMSCFRNKWAGYALFTSAFIFLIPYVAIQIRGISIFLDATLPGSLPAWGWSAIIVTFMLIYSEIGGLKAIVYSDAIQGLILLTVIWLIGTTCIGYEGGVASLFNGVEEVNSKLLSTPGPNGLFDRQFLITSLIAVVLIPVTQPHFTIRIAVMKSLRSMHRMAIGVGVFALLIILPTAFIGMYGAINYTDATTSNFLSNALLFDQADTVAALAIIGLFAAVLSTTNAQLFALGSELRSILKGKENKVMMWARIGIFIFAVITLIFSTYMSDQLVLLARMSFTGTSMMAPVVIVGVLAKEAPGKELFIVSLTALFVFLASLFDLVPAEIHGFLIESILYIVLVITTALSLIIRKTKLQKSL
- a CDS encoding glycoside hydrolase family 88 protein, with product MLQINQQLNPEDLKSKLDRFWELSGKKIKDIEANYDTAQGSPVYTVKGKYTTRGWTEWTQGFQFGSSLLQFDATGEKEFLETGRNKTLDIMAPHLTHTGVHDHGFNNVSTYGNLLRLMVEGKTAYNEWEKNFYELALKVSGAVQSNRWTNTADGGGYMYTFNGPHSLFVDTARTCRVLALAHSLGHVFLGEHDSRIDLLDRMLRHMDATAKYSVFYGEGRDSFDEWGRTAHECIFNVNDGNFRCPNAQQGYSGYTTWTRGLSWAMCGFPEELEFLDTLPEDELKAYGGKKTLEERYLKAARATCDFFINNTPTDGIPYWDTGAPNLHKMGDYLNQPADPYNDHEPVDSTAAAIGAQGLLRLGKYLSKKGEKEEGTRYFQAGLTVVSRLLEDTYLSTEDDHQGLLLHSIYHHPNGWDHIPAGSKIPYGESSMWGDYHIREVALYIHRLISNEPYYTFFNCLK
- a CDS encoding sugar phosphate isomerase/epimerase, with protein sequence MASEINDTSKLCIHTITNKPWDIETAAARYAEAGVKGITVWRNALEGKDVAKTGEMIRGHGLEVISLCRGGFFPHVDRQKRNEAIGENKKIVEEAAALGAPMVVLVCGAEPKQSLEESRKQIQNGIIETLDQAREHNVKLAIEPLHPMYADTRSAINTLRQANDMAEDIQSPHVGIAVDVYHLWWDEDLEQEIARCGRNGNLMAFHVCDWKVPTNDFLLDRGLMGEGCINVPQIREWVENTGFNGMNEVEIFSTAYWEMDQDEYLDNIVKAYLEYV